Proteins encoded within one genomic window of Setaria italica strain Yugu1 chromosome IV, Setaria_italica_v2.0, whole genome shotgun sequence:
- the LOC101781879 gene encoding uncharacterized protein LOC101781879: MSHLRLLLSHSRRHPQPHRLLPLFHFSSDSNSSSAPRPPPPPPIKPVSYAPKPPQETPAPEESAAPPAPEAGRGSQSPLPRRPQPQMPPGEWTRQDMRYVKDAAPVISPVSYPSKVAPLPEDRPAGGEAEGAPGEGLRGEGERIQMDAARATRSVFGVPVEEEQVPYPTIIPVVKRPQKVTIDLVDAIRLVKTSTNEKKRNFVETVEAHVMLGVDPRRGDQMVRGALTLPHGTGKTVRVAVFAEGPAADEARAAGADVVGGDELIEEIRKGGGKLSFDKCIATPMFMPRLSKVARILGPRGLMPNPKLGSVTNDVSGAVKAAKSGRVDFKIDKTAIVHVGLGKVNFSEESLRENVGAFVHALLLAKPVGLKKTSKYVGYVKKFTLSSTMGPGFPVTIPSLSVAADHYNKVQVS, translated from the exons ATGTCTcacctccggctcctcctctcccactcGCGGCGCCACCCGCAGCCCCACCGCCTGCTCCCTCTCTTCCACTTCTCCTCCGACTCCAACTCAAGCTccgccccgcggccgccgccgccgccgcccatcaaGCCTGTCTCCTACGCCCCGAAGCCGCCGCAGGAGACACCCGCGCCCGAGGAgtccgccgccccgccggccccAGAAGCTGGCCGGGGGTCCCAGTCcccgctgccgcggcggccgcagccgcAGATGCCGCCGGGGGAGTGGACGCGGCAGGATATGCGGTACGTGAAGGACGCGGCGCCCGTGATCTCGCCCGTGTCGTACCCGTCCAAGGTCGCGCCGCTGCCGGAGGACCGCCcggccggcggggaggcggagggggcgccggGGGAGGGGCtgcggggggagggggagcggatcCAGATGGACGCAGCGCGGGCCACGAGGAGCGTATTCGGGGTGCCGGTCGAGGAGGAACAGGTGCCGTACCCGACGATCATACCTGTCGTCAAGCGACCGCAGAAGGTCACCATTGATCTCGTTGACGCCATCCGCCTAGTCAAG ACTAGTAcaaacgagaagaagaggaattTTGTTGAAACGGTTGAAGCTCATGTGATGTTAGGTGTTGATCCACGCCGTGGTGACCAG ATGGTTCGTGGTGCCTTAACATTGCCTCATGGCACTGGCAAG ACTGTTAGGGTAGCAGTATTTGCTGAAGGTCCTGCAGCGGACGAAGCTAGAGCTGCTGGAGCAGATGTTGTAGGTGGTGATGAGTTGATTGAGGAGATCCGCAAAG GAGGTGGCAAACTAAGCTTTGACAAGTGCATAGCAACCCCGATGTTCATGCCCCGTCTTTCGAAG GTTGCTAGGATATTGGGTCCACGTGGTTTGATGCCTAATCCTAAG CTAGGGTCTGTGACGAATGATGTTTCTGGTGCGGTCAAAGCAGCTAAATCAGGCCGTGTTGATTTCAAAATAGATAAAACTGCTATAGTGCATGTTGGCCTTGGAAAG GTGAACTTTTCTGAGGAGAGTTTGCGTGAAAATGTAGGTGCTTTTGTGCATGCACTTTTACTCGCTAAGCCAGTGGGTTTAAAGAAAA CTTCAAAATATGTAGGATATGTGAAGAAGTTCACACTGAGTAGCACA ATGGGACCTGGATTTCCTGTTACCATACCGTCACTATCTGTGGCTGCTGATCATTATAATAAGGTGCAAGTCAGCTGA
- the LOC101782279 gene encoding peroxidase P7, translating into MTQILIHATLPRSTINRGLRVDATLKSKLQRPLLLKHSASLSLSKQVSMAAPTLMQCLLAISLLSFAAHAQLSTMFYASSCPNLQGIVRAAMTQAINNEPRMGASLLRLFFHDCFVQGCDASILLDAGGEKSAGPNANSVRGYEVIDTIKKNVEAACPGVVSCADIVALAARDGTNLLGGPTWNVPLGRRDSTTASASLANQNLPPPTASLGTLISLFGRQGLSARDMTALSGAHTIGQARCTTFRGRIYGDTDINASFAALRQQTCPRSGGDGNLAPMDLQTPARFDNAYYTNLLSQRGLFHSDQELFNGGSQDALVRQYSSSPSQFNSDFVAAMIKMGNIGAGNAGQIRRNCRVVNS; encoded by the exons ATGACACAGATTCTCATACATGCAACTCTACCTCGAAGCACTATAAATAGGGGCCTGCGTGTGGATGCCACTCTCAAATCCAAGCTGCAGAGACCCTTACTGCTTAAGCACAGCGCTTCACTGTCACTGAGCAAGCAGGTTTCCATGGCGGCTCCTACCTTGATGCAGTGCTTGCTCGCCATCTCCCTGCTCTCCTTCGCCGCCCACGCGCAGCTCTCGACGATGTTCTACGCGTCCTCCTGCCCCAACCTGCAGGGCATCGTGCGGGCGGCCATGACCCAAGCCATCAACAATGAGCCTAGGATGGGCGCCTCCCTGCTCAGGctcttcttccacgactgcttcgtgcAA GGTTGCGACGCCTCGATCCTTCTCGACGCCGGAGGGGAGAAGTCCGCCGGCCCGAACGCGAACTCGGTGCGCGGCTATGAGGTCATCGACACCATCAAGAAGAACGTCGAGGCTGCGTGCCCCGGCGTCGTGTCGTGCGCCGACATCGTCGCTCTCGCCGCGCGCGACGGGACGAATCTT CTCGGCGGGCCGACCTGGAACGTGCCGCTGGGCCGGCGCGActcgacgacggcgagcgcgtCCCTCGCCAACCAgaacctgccgccgccgacggcgagcctCGGGACGCTCATCTCCCTGTTCGGCCGGCAGGGCCTCTCGGCTCGCGACATGACGGCGCTGTCGGGCGCGCACACCATCGGGCAGGCCCGGTGCACGACCTTCCGCGGCCGCATCTATGGTGACACCGACATCAACGCCTCCTTCGCGGCGCTCCGGCAGCAGACGTGCCCGCGgtcgggcggcgacggcaaccTGGCGCCCATGGACCTGCAGACGCCGGCGAGGTTCGACAACGCCTACTACACGAACCTGCTGTCGCAGCGGGGCCTGTTCCACTCGGACCAGGAGCTCTTCAACGGCGGGTCGCAGGACGCGCTGGTGAGGCAGTACAGCAGCAGCCCGTCGCAGTTCAACAGCGACTTCGTGGCGGCCATGATCAAGATGGGCAACATTGGGGCCGGCAACGCCGGACAGATCAGGCGCAACTGCCGGGTCGTCAACAGCTAG